The Sulfitobacter sp. OXR-159 genome has a window encoding:
- a CDS encoding type I secretion system permease/ATPase, whose amino-acid sequence MSASNPLQQAYKKFRAIFGATILFSFFVNLLMFVGPLYMLQIYDRVLASRNEMTLVMITVIAVALLITYGVLEFIRSRMLVRAGLQFDSILSRPLFDRVARMQLVNPTSGARTALGDADKVRSFITGQGVLAFFDVPWTPIFLALCFAFHPWLGGVAAGGTVVIFILALLNEYLTRNALQSANVEGQQASEFAGATMQNAEVIRAMGMQDALAERWKAKRNGMLISQAQASDWAGAVMSSSKFVRMALQVAILGTGAYLAMRGLISPGVMIAASIVMGRALAPVEQAVGQWKEFVAARQSHARLKKLFSAVPEEPTRLYQAQPKGHLQAESVSTVVPGTRDTILRGVSFELPAGKTLALIGPSGSGKSTLARHLVGVGDPISGAIRLDKVELPHWDRNQLGQAIGYLPQDVKLFSGTVAENIARFSDSATDEEIIAAARLAGAHEMISGLNEGYATQIGSGGSRLSGGQRQRVGLARALFGNPCLIVLDEPNANLDSEGEEALARCLSQLKSEGKSIVLVTHKANILSATDYTLILRDGAVQRFVATKELLQPQQQSPQQKPQQPPQAVSLSTAKL is encoded by the coding sequence ATGAGTGCCAGTAACCCGCTTCAGCAGGCTTACAAGAAGTTTCGTGCCATCTTCGGGGCGACGATCCTGTTTAGCTTTTTTGTGAACTTGCTCATGTTCGTGGGCCCCCTTTATATGCTGCAAATCTATGACCGGGTCCTGGCCAGCCGAAATGAGATGACACTTGTGATGATTACGGTCATCGCCGTGGCGCTTCTGATCACCTACGGTGTTTTGGAGTTTATTCGCTCGCGAATGCTTGTACGGGCGGGACTGCAGTTTGACAGCATTCTATCGCGGCCGTTGTTTGATCGCGTAGCGCGCATGCAACTGGTCAATCCCACCAGTGGCGCACGCACGGCTCTGGGGGATGCAGACAAAGTGCGCAGCTTCATTACAGGGCAAGGTGTATTGGCTTTCTTCGACGTGCCATGGACACCAATTTTTCTGGCTCTGTGTTTTGCATTCCATCCGTGGCTCGGCGGGGTGGCCGCAGGCGGAACTGTTGTGATCTTCATCCTCGCTTTGCTCAATGAGTACTTGACCCGAAACGCGCTGCAATCGGCCAACGTTGAAGGCCAGCAAGCCTCGGAATTTGCCGGCGCGACAATGCAAAATGCTGAAGTCATTCGCGCCATGGGGATGCAAGACGCTTTGGCGGAGCGCTGGAAGGCCAAACGTAATGGGATGCTTATCTCGCAAGCGCAAGCCAGTGATTGGGCGGGCGCCGTTATGTCGAGCTCAAAATTCGTAAGAATGGCGCTTCAAGTCGCCATTCTGGGCACCGGCGCATACCTTGCAATGCGGGGGCTGATCTCCCCAGGCGTTATGATCGCTGCATCTATCGTGATGGGGCGCGCCTTGGCACCAGTAGAGCAAGCGGTTGGTCAGTGGAAAGAGTTCGTCGCTGCCCGTCAATCTCATGCGCGCTTAAAGAAGCTTTTTTCCGCTGTACCAGAAGAGCCGACACGACTTTACCAGGCCCAACCTAAAGGCCACCTTCAAGCTGAAAGCGTAAGTACCGTTGTTCCAGGTACGCGTGATACGATTTTGCGCGGGGTAAGCTTTGAACTGCCGGCGGGCAAGACGCTGGCACTCATTGGCCCTAGTGGATCAGGAAAGTCGACGCTGGCACGTCATCTGGTGGGAGTGGGAGATCCAATTAGTGGGGCCATCCGTTTGGACAAAGTGGAGCTCCCTCACTGGGATCGCAACCAGCTTGGTCAGGCCATTGGCTATCTTCCTCAAGATGTGAAGCTCTTCTCCGGTACAGTTGCAGAGAACATTGCACGTTTCTCAGACAGCGCCACCGATGAAGAGATTATCGCTGCCGCGAGACTTGCCGGCGCGCATGAAATGATTTCAGGGCTCAACGAGGGGTATGCCACCCAAATCGGAAGCGGCGGAAGCCGGCTTTCTGGTGGCCAACGCCAACGCGTGGGGCTGGCCCGCGCATTGTTTGGAAACCCTTGCTTGATCGTGTTGGATGAGCCGAATGCGAACCTTGATAGCGAAGGTGAAGAAGCCTTGGCGCGTTGTCTGAGCCAGCTCAAGAGTGAAGGTAAGTCTATTGTTCTCGTGACGCACAAGGCCAATATCCTGAGTGCGACTGACTATACACTAATCTTGAGGGATGGCGCCGTACAGCGGTTCGTGGCAACGAAGGAACTTCTGCAGCCTCAACAGCAATCACCCCAACAAAAGCCCCAACAGCCTCCCCAAGCTGTTTCGTTGTCGACTGCAAAGCTGTAA
- a CDS encoding IS30 family transposase yields the protein MARVLKRSRSTIFRELKRNHFSDESMPGCDGYYGAAAHLMQAERRARERKLIKHPELRKRVIKRIKNGWTPEQISNRMIHERAPLRVCQETIYRYIYSKEGQREDLWWYLPTHRVARRPRRTRRRREPKFHRDVSILFRPDDVAHRRQFGHWEADLMLFKQKLGQNNVTSLVERVSRFTVILKNPNKRTKPVMGKIMKSLEDLPLVARRSITFDRGTEFVSWPHLQAEIGTQTWFCDPSSPWQKGTVENTNRRLRRWLPRKRDIRQCTDHDTKMICDRLNNTPRKCLGWKTPAEVFREKMLEEIR from the coding sequence ATGGCGCGCGTTCTGAAGCGCAGCAGATCAACGATATTCCGCGAGCTAAAGCGCAACCATTTCTCGGACGAGAGCATGCCGGGATGCGATGGCTATTACGGTGCCGCTGCCCACCTGATGCAAGCGGAACGTCGTGCTCGAGAGCGCAAGCTGATCAAACATCCTGAACTTCGCAAGCGCGTGATCAAGCGTATCAAGAACGGTTGGACACCAGAGCAGATCAGTAACCGTATGATCCACGAGCGCGCTCCCCTCAGGGTCTGCCAGGAAACCATCTATCGCTACATCTATTCCAAGGAAGGTCAGCGCGAAGACCTGTGGTGGTATCTACCGACCCACCGTGTCGCCCGCAGACCGCGTCGCACCAGAAGGCGCAGAGAACCCAAATTCCACCGCGATGTCAGCATTCTGTTCCGACCCGATGATGTCGCTCATCGCCGTCAGTTCGGTCATTGGGAAGCTGATTTGATGCTGTTCAAACAAAAGCTTGGCCAGAACAACGTCACCTCACTGGTTGAGCGCGTCAGCCGCTTCACCGTGATCCTGAAGAACCCGAACAAGCGCACCAAACCGGTCATGGGAAAGATAATGAAGTCTCTCGAAGACCTCCCCCTCGTCGCCCGTCGGTCCATCACTTTTGACCGCGGAACCGAGTTTGTCAGTTGGCCACACCTACAAGCCGAGATTGGAACCCAGACGTGGTTCTGCGACCCCTCCAGCCCCTGGCAGAAAGGCACAGTCGAGAACACTAACCGACGCCTTCGAAGGTGGCTGCCCCGCAAACGCGACATCCGGCAATGCACAGATCACGATACGAAGATGATCTGTGATCGTCTCAACAATACGCCGCGCAAGTGCCTCGGATGGAAGACGCCAGCCGAGGTCTTTCGCGAAAAGATGTTGGAGGAAATACGATGA
- a CDS encoding ISNCY family transposase, with protein MGWVTMSERELNRVEVLAQVDDGRLTVANAANMLDLTRRQVFRLLKRYRQDGASAIRHKSRGRAPNNQIHSAKRDYALTVIKEHYPDFGPTLAAEMLAEHHGLKVSRETVRKWMVEDGIWLSGKQRRQFHQPRLRRECFGELIQIDGSDHRWFEDRAPPCTLLVFIDDATSTLMELRFVKSESTFSYFEALESYLHKHGRPVAFYSDKHTVFRVSKEDAKGGARITQFGRALSELNIEILCANSSQAKGRVERANRTLQDRLVKELRIAGISDMEAGNAYLQGFKGRHNARFAKAPARSDNLHRALNVEPDRLADVLCWRENRYVGRQLTFSYDRKRIMLEESDITRGLVGKYVDTYAFVDGRFEVRSKGRSLPYTVFDMDQRVTHAAITSNKNLSAVLEHIKEMQDAAPPKPKVRTNSEKMGYKPNGRRPGRPSGSKAKKKIAQAAE; from the coding sequence ATGGGATGGGTGACGATGAGTGAGCGCGAGTTGAACCGCGTTGAGGTTTTGGCGCAGGTCGACGATGGTCGGCTGACGGTAGCTAATGCGGCGAACATGTTGGATCTGACACGGCGGCAAGTGTTTCGGCTTTTAAAGCGATACCGCCAGGACGGCGCCTCAGCGATCCGGCATAAGTCGCGTGGGCGCGCGCCGAACAACCAAATCCACTCAGCCAAACGCGATTATGCGCTGACCGTCATCAAGGAACATTATCCGGACTTCGGGCCGACGCTTGCGGCTGAGATGTTGGCCGAACATCATGGGTTAAAGGTCTCGCGTGAGACGGTGCGCAAGTGGATGGTTGAAGATGGCATCTGGCTGTCTGGCAAGCAGCGCCGCCAGTTTCATCAACCTCGCCTGCGCCGGGAATGCTTCGGTGAGCTGATCCAGATCGACGGCTCGGACCATCGCTGGTTTGAAGACCGCGCACCACCTTGCACCCTGCTTGTGTTCATTGATGACGCGACCAGCACGCTCATGGAACTGCGGTTTGTGAAGTCAGAGAGCACGTTCAGCTACTTTGAAGCTTTGGAAAGCTATCTGCACAAACACGGTCGCCCGGTCGCGTTCTATTCTGACAAGCACACGGTGTTCCGTGTCTCCAAAGAGGACGCCAAGGGTGGTGCGCGGATCACCCAGTTTGGTCGGGCGCTGAGTGAGCTGAACATCGAGATTCTCTGCGCCAATTCGAGCCAGGCCAAAGGCCGTGTCGAACGCGCCAACCGCACGTTGCAGGATCGGCTGGTCAAGGAACTGCGCATCGCGGGCATTTCAGACATGGAAGCTGGAAACGCCTATTTGCAAGGCTTCAAAGGCCGCCACAACGCCAGGTTCGCCAAGGCCCCGGCCAGGTCGGACAACCTGCATCGCGCGCTCAATGTCGAGCCGGATCGGCTGGCAGATGTGCTGTGCTGGCGCGAGAACCGCTATGTCGGCAGGCAGTTGACGTTCTCCTACGACCGCAAGCGGATCATGCTCGAAGAGAGTGACATCACGCGCGGGCTGGTTGGCAAATACGTGGACACCTACGCCTTTGTTGATGGCCGGTTCGAGGTGCGCTCCAAAGGCCGCTCCCTGCCCTACACAGTCTTCGACATGGATCAGCGCGTCACCCATGCGGCAATCACCAGCAACAAAAACCTGAGCGCAGTTCTGGAACACATCAAGGAGATGCAGGACGCCGCGCCGCCAAAGCCGAAGGTGCGGACAAATTCCGAGAAGATGGGTTATAAACCGAATGGGCGGCGTCCTGGCAGGCCCTCAGGGTCGAAAGCCAAGAAGAAGATTGCGCAGGCGGCGGAATAG
- a CDS encoding IS30 family transposase, whose translation MGTHYCHLKLDERRKLAKWLEAKMPISEIADRLGRDPSTIYRDIKRNRYTDNELLELNGYHALVAQDKYEQRRAIHRKMIIHPDLKAAIENRLKAGWSPEQIAGRMRLERHPIRVSHETIYRFAYSKDGREEQFYRHLPEHRRHRRPRGYRRHNRTHIFDSQSLSHRPERVSKRLEFGHWECDLMMFRKEHGKVNVTSLVERVSRYAVVMRNEDRQSKPIMESLINGLAPLPADARQSITFDRGTEFSAWKYLKAGIGADAWFCDPQAPYQKGTVENTNNRLRRYLPRSTAPTALTNRYLRSICHRLNATPRKCLGYRTPAEVFESNLMEIQNRLE comes from the coding sequence ATGGGAACCCACTACTGTCACCTGAAGCTGGACGAACGTCGCAAGCTTGCAAAGTGGCTTGAAGCCAAAATGCCGATTTCAGAGATCGCGGATCGACTGGGTCGCGACCCGTCCACGATCTACCGAGACATTAAGCGTAATCGGTACACGGACAACGAACTGCTTGAGCTAAATGGGTATCACGCGCTCGTCGCTCAGGACAAATATGAGCAGCGCCGTGCGATCCATCGCAAGATGATCATCCACCCTGATTTGAAAGCCGCTATCGAAAACCGCCTGAAGGCTGGCTGGTCGCCCGAACAGATAGCCGGCAGGATGCGGCTCGAACGGCACCCGATCCGCGTGAGTCACGAGACGATCTATCGCTTTGCCTATTCCAAAGACGGTCGCGAGGAACAGTTCTACCGCCATCTCCCTGAGCATCGTCGCCACCGTCGGCCGCGTGGTTACCGCAGGCACAACAGAACCCACATATTTGACAGTCAAAGCCTGTCACACAGGCCTGAGCGTGTCTCAAAACGCTTAGAATTCGGCCATTGGGAGTGCGACTTGATGATGTTCCGCAAGGAGCATGGGAAGGTAAACGTGACGTCACTGGTGGAGCGCGTCAGCCGCTATGCCGTCGTGATGCGTAATGAAGATCGCCAATCCAAACCGATCATGGAGTCTCTGATCAACGGGTTGGCTCCCCTGCCCGCCGATGCGCGCCAGTCGATTACCTTCGACCGCGGCACCGAGTTCTCGGCCTGGAAATATCTCAAGGCCGGGATCGGAGCGGATGCCTGGTTCTGTGACCCGCAAGCGCCCTATCAGAAAGGCACTGTTGAGAATACGAACAACAGGCTGCGTCGATACCTTCCAAGATCAACCGCACCGACGGCGCTGACAAATCGATATTTGAGGTCGATTTGCCACCGCCTCAACGCAACGCCGCGCAAGTGCCTTGGCTACCGGACGCCCGCTGAGGTCTTTGAAAGCAACCTGATGGAAATACAGAACCGGTTGGAGTAA
- a CDS encoding acyl-CoA synthetase has translation MQPVSTRVMNLSQFLTDSARRQPEEIGLVWGEDTWAWSELEARATAFAAALHGRYGMRKGDRLLVQSANCNQMFEAAFACWKLGCVWVPANFRQTPEEVAWLAMSSGAKGLLAGAEFAGHIAACKDVEFTVTIGGEGEGDYDALVTEFAEVPVAVAAVDRDDPAWFFFTSGTTGKPKAAVLTHGQLAFVITNHLCDLMPGTGPDDASIVVAPLSHGAGIHQLTQVAHGVKTILPGGARFDPTEVWRLVAKWRVTNAFTVPTIVKMLVEHPSVHEHDHSSLRYMIYAGAPMYRADQIRAIEVLGPVLVQYFGLGEVTGNITVLPPAHHSADDAVMRIGTCGFARTGMQVQVQDAMGQEIATGETGEVAVIGPAVFAGYHNNPEANAKAFRDGWFLTGDLGHMDAEGFLYLTDRASDMYISGGSNIYPREIEEKILQHPAISECAVLGMPDPTWGEVGIAVCVAEGAAPEADALLAWLGDKVPRYKMPKTVVFWDEMPKSGYGKITKKLIRAELAERGALADV, from the coding sequence ATGCAGCCTGTTTCTACCCGCGTCATGAACCTCTCGCAGTTTTTGACAGACTCCGCGCGGCGTCAGCCTGAGGAGATCGGGCTGGTCTGGGGCGAAGATACTTGGGCTTGGTCCGAGTTGGAGGCCCGCGCCACCGCCTTCGCCGCCGCCCTGCATGGCCGTTACGGCATGCGCAAGGGTGACCGCTTGTTGGTGCAATCCGCCAACTGCAACCAGATGTTCGAGGCGGCTTTTGCCTGCTGGAAACTTGGTTGCGTTTGGGTGCCCGCCAACTTCCGCCAAACGCCGGAAGAGGTCGCCTGGCTCGCCATGTCTTCGGGGGCCAAAGGGCTGTTGGCGGGGGCCGAGTTCGCCGGGCATATCGCGGCCTGCAAGGATGTCGAATTCACCGTCACGATCGGCGGTGAGGGGGAGGGCGATTACGACGCGCTCGTGACGGAGTTCGCGGAGGTGCCGGTTGCCGTGGCCGCGGTGGATCGCGACGATCCCGCGTGGTTCTTCTTTACCTCCGGCACGACCGGCAAGCCCAAGGCGGCGGTGTTGACCCATGGCCAGCTGGCATTTGTGATCACGAACCATCTGTGCGACCTGATGCCGGGGACGGGGCCGGATGATGCGTCCATCGTGGTCGCGCCGCTGTCGCATGGGGCGGGTATTCATCAATTGACGCAGGTGGCCCATGGGGTGAAAACCATTCTCCCCGGTGGGGCTAGGTTCGACCCCACCGAAGTTTGGCGTTTGGTGGCCAAATGGCGCGTGACGAATGCCTTTACCGTGCCGACGATTGTGAAGATGCTGGTCGAACATCCTTCGGTTCACGAACACGACCACTCCAGCCTGCGCTACATGATCTATGCCGGTGCGCCGATGTACCGCGCCGACCAAATCCGTGCGATCGAGGTTCTGGGCCCTGTTCTGGTGCAGTATTTCGGTTTGGGCGAGGTGACGGGAAATATCACCGTGCTGCCGCCCGCGCACCACTCTGCCGACGATGCCGTGATGCGGATCGGAACCTGTGGCTTTGCCCGCACGGGGATGCAGGTTCAGGTGCAGGATGCCATGGGGCAAGAGATCGCAACGGGCGAGACCGGTGAGGTTGCCGTTATTGGCCCGGCGGTTTTTGCGGGTTACCACAACAACCCCGAAGCCAATGCCAAAGCCTTCCGCGACGGCTGGTTCCTGACCGGTGATCTCGGGCATATGGACGCCGAAGGCTTTCTTTATCTCACCGATCGCGCGTCGGACATGTATATTTCAGGCGGGTCCAACATCTACCCGCGCGAGATCGAGGAGAAAATCCTGCAGCACCCGGCCATCAGCGAATGCGCCGTACTGGGAATGCCGGACCCGACATGGGGCGAGGTCGGGATCGCGGTTTGCGTCGCCGAGGGTGCCGCGCCTGAGGCCGATGCGTTGCTGGCGTGGCTGGGGGATAAGGTGCCGCGCTACAAAATGCCGAAAACTGTGGTCTTCTGGGATGAGATGCCGAAATCGGGCTATGGCAAGATCACCAAGAAGTTAATCCGCGCCGAACTGGCCGAACGTGGCGCGCTTGCGGATGTCTGA
- a CDS encoding acetyl-CoA acetyltransferase, with protein MTDPYIVGWAHSAFGKSEAPDTEALMAEVTGPALTHAGVDAEDVDGIFVGVFNNGFSDQDFQGALVGMGNEALARVPATRYENACATGSAALHGAMDFIASGRGKIALVVGAEKMTATPGAEVGDILLGASYRAEEAGVGGGFAGLFGQIAGSYFQRYGDQSEALAMIAAKNHHNGMQNPLAHMQRDFDLAFCNTVSEKNPLVAGPLRRMDCSLVSDGAAAMVVAAPEVAAQLQRAIRFRARSHTNEPLALSRRDITRFDGARRAWAQAFAASGLTLDDLSLVETHDCFTVAELLEYEAMGLTEPGQGSRAIREGWTAREGRLPVNPSGGLKSKGHPIGATGVSMHVMAAMQLMGEAGGMQIPDAELAGVFNMGGAAVASYASILERVA; from the coding sequence ATGACGGACCCCTATATCGTGGGCTGGGCCCATAGCGCCTTTGGCAAAAGCGAAGCGCCCGATACCGAAGCGCTGATGGCCGAGGTGACCGGACCGGCCTTGACCCATGCGGGCGTCGATGCCGAAGACGTGGATGGCATCTTTGTCGGTGTCTTCAATAACGGCTTCTCGGATCAGGATTTTCAGGGCGCGCTCGTCGGCATGGGGAATGAGGCTTTGGCCCGCGTCCCCGCCACCCGCTATGAAAACGCTTGCGCCACCGGATCCGCCGCCTTGCACGGGGCGATGGATTTCATCGCCAGTGGTCGGGGCAAGATCGCTTTGGTTGTCGGGGCCGAGAAGATGACCGCCACGCCGGGCGCAGAGGTGGGGGACATCCTGCTCGGCGCCTCTTACCGGGCAGAGGAAGCGGGCGTTGGCGGTGGTTTTGCCGGGCTTTTTGGGCAGATCGCGGGCAGCTATTTCCAGCGCTACGGCGATCAGTCCGAAGCGCTCGCGATGATCGCCGCGAAGAACCATCACAACGGAATGCAAAACCCGCTTGCCCATATGCAGCGGGATTTCGATCTGGCCTTTTGCAATACGGTGTCCGAGAAGAACCCCCTCGTGGCCGGCCCCCTGCGGCGCATGGATTGCTCGCTGGTCTCAGACGGGGCGGCGGCGATGGTCGTGGCGGCACCCGAGGTGGCGGCCCAGTTGCAGCGCGCCATCCGTTTCCGCGCCCGCAGCCATACCAACGAACCGCTGGCGCTGTCGCGGCGGGACATCACCCGTTTTGACGGCGCGCGCCGGGCGTGGGCGCAGGCCTTCGCGGCAAGTGGCCTGACGCTGGACGATCTGAGCCTCGTGGAGACCCACGACTGTTTTACCGTGGCGGAGCTGCTGGAATACGAGGCGATGGGTTTGACCGAGCCGGGTCAAGGCAGCCGCGCCATTCGCGAGGGCTGGACCGCCAGGGAGGGGCGCCTGCCGGTGAACCCCTCGGGCGGGTTGAAGTCGAAGGGCCATCCGATTGGGGCCACGGGCGTGTCGATGCACGTCATGGCGGCGATGCAGTTGATGGGCGAGGCGGGCGGCATGCAGATCCCCGATGCCGAGCTTGCCGGGGTCTTTAACATGGGCGGGGCGGCGGTTGCCTCCTATGCCTCGATCCTCGAGCGGGTGGCGTGA
- a CDS encoding IclR family transcriptional regulator, translating into MQEVHIMNVGDQATPASGSQAVDRALALLQITGRAAGRGASLSELIEASGLGKPTVRRLMLALIRRGLVEQDSASRLYFLGEESYVLGTLATPRHGLLEIAADAAVRLAQVSGDTAFVNMRRGSAAVCLHREDGAFPIRTHALETGAQHPLGIGAGSLAMLSALPDAEVEMVLKDNAERMASDYPDYDADLLRSDVARTRERGFALNPGRIVPGSWGIGVALCRPDGSVAGAMSIAAIESRMLPPRDGELAELLKREARAIEIRLARRMPQPVLEEDE; encoded by the coding sequence ATGCAAGAGGTCCATATTATGAACGTCGGAGATCAGGCGACCCCCGCCAGCGGCAGTCAAGCGGTGGATCGTGCCCTTGCGCTTTTGCAGATCACCGGGCGCGCAGCGGGGCGGGGCGCGTCTTTGTCGGAGTTGATCGAGGCCTCGGGTCTGGGCAAGCCCACAGTGCGGCGACTGATGCTTGCGCTGATCCGGCGCGGTCTGGTGGAGCAGGATAGCGCCTCGCGGCTCTATTTTCTGGGGGAGGAAAGCTATGTCCTTGGCACGCTCGCGACCCCGCGCCATGGGCTGTTGGAGATTGCGGCGGATGCGGCCGTGCGGCTTGCGCAGGTGAGCGGTGATACGGCCTTCGTCAACATGCGGCGCGGCTCGGCCGCGGTTTGTTTGCACCGCGAAGACGGCGCTTTTCCGATCCGAACCCATGCGCTTGAGACCGGCGCGCAGCACCCTTTGGGCATCGGCGCGGGCTCCCTCGCGATGCTGAGCGCGCTGCCGGATGCGGAAGTCGAGATGGTGCTCAAAGACAATGCCGAACGGATGGCCAGCGATTACCCGGATTATGACGCCGACCTTCTGCGCAGTGACGTCGCGCGAACACGGGAGCGGGGTTTTGCGCTGAACCCCGGGCGGATCGTGCCGGGCAGTTGGGGCATTGGTGTGGCCCTTTGCCGCCCCGACGGATCCGTGGCGGGGGCCATGTCGATCGCCGCGATTGAAAGCCGAATGCTGCCGCCGCGCGATGGCGAACTGGCGGAATTGTTAAAGCGCGAAGCGCGGGCAATTGAAATCCGGTTGGCGCGCAGGATGCCGCAGCCGGTACTGGAGGAGGATGAATGA
- a CDS encoding DctP family TRAP transporter solute-binding subunit, protein MKMISKAGFAAIFATAVFSGAVSADTLRLSHNTGDTTTWHKGAEKFGELLSEKTDGAYDVRVFPNAQLSGGDQMKQAEMVGRGALDLVVTSAINVTPLVPEMAVFSLPYLYANYDQVDATTQGEPAKLLEDILREKGIEVLAWGENGFREVTNNVRPIKTPEDMKGLNMRVAGPMYIDVMNALGANPQQMQWGETMTALQQGVVDGQENPIGAVIIPQQVFEVQKHLTAWHYSYDPIFLGVSTQVWGDLDEATQEQMRAAATEAMEYQREITREGTAKGVAFLRDKGMEVYEPSEEELAAFREATKPAFDTWAAKVGTDIVGSFQDAIAATPAN, encoded by the coding sequence ATGAAAATGATTTCAAAGGCGGGTTTCGCCGCAATATTTGCAACCGCCGTCTTCTCCGGCGCGGTCAGCGCCGACACCCTGCGCCTGTCGCATAACACCGGCGACACCACAACTTGGCACAAGGGGGCCGAAAAATTCGGCGAACTTCTGTCCGAGAAAACCGATGGCGCCTATGACGTGCGCGTCTTCCCCAATGCGCAGCTCTCTGGCGGCGACCAGATGAAACAGGCCGAGATGGTGGGCCGCGGGGCGCTTGACCTCGTCGTCACCTCGGCGATCAACGTGACCCCCTTGGTGCCCGAGATGGCCGTGTTCTCGCTCCCCTATCTCTATGCCAACTACGATCAGGTAGACGCGACCACCCAAGGCGAACCGGCGAAACTGCTCGAAGACATCCTGCGCGAAAAGGGCATCGAAGTGCTGGCTTGGGGTGAGAACGGTTTTCGCGAGGTCACCAACAACGTCCGCCCGATCAAGACCCCCGAAGATATGAAGGGGCTGAACATGCGCGTCGCCGGGCCGATGTATATCGACGTAATGAACGCGCTCGGCGCCAACCCGCAGCAGATGCAATGGGGCGAGACGATGACCGCGCTTCAACAGGGCGTGGTCGATGGTCAGGAAAACCCGATTGGGGCCGTGATCATTCCACAGCAGGTCTTTGAGGTGCAAAAACACCTGACCGCTTGGCACTACTCCTATGACCCGATCTTCCTCGGCGTTTCGACCCAAGTCTGGGGCGATCTGGACGAGGCGACCCAAGAGCAGATGCGCGCAGCAGCGACCGAAGCCATGGAATACCAGCGCGAGATCACCCGCGAAGGCACCGCCAAAGGCGTTGCCTTCCTGCGTGACAAGGGGATGGAGGTCTACGAGCCCTCCGAAGAGGAACTGGCCGCCTTCCG